From the genome of Ferroacidibacillus organovorans, one region includes:
- the serC gene encoding 3-phosphoserine/phosphohydroxythreonine transaminase, with translation MGDQRAHTFNFNAGPSALPTEVLEEVREHLVDFQGHGLSIMEMSHRGKVYEDVHDQAIRDLRELMQISDDYEVLFLQGGASLQFAMLPMNFLAKDRQAGYLLTGSWSEKAEEEARRFGKTRIAASTREENYQRVPTLQEIVYDEADAYLHVTSNNTIYGTQWATLPEGNGTPLIADMSSDILSRPVDVSKFAMIYAGAQKNLGPSGVTVVIARKDFLLHAAQDVPTMLRYETHAKSRSLYNTPPTFGIYVLSLVLQWAKRQGGVDGLAHSNSEKAALIYDAIDQSEGFYRGHAAKESRSLMNITFRLPTPELEKAFVARSVQEGFLGLAGHRSVGGCRASTYNAVPHAACVALRDLLRDFAQKNG, from the coding sequence GTGGGAGATCAACGTGCACATACGTTTAACTTCAATGCGGGACCGTCAGCGCTTCCGACAGAAGTACTCGAAGAAGTGAGAGAGCATCTCGTCGATTTTCAGGGACACGGACTCTCAATCATGGAGATGAGCCATCGCGGGAAGGTCTATGAGGATGTGCACGACCAAGCGATCCGTGATTTGCGCGAGTTAATGCAGATATCTGACGATTATGAGGTGCTCTTTCTTCAGGGCGGGGCGAGCCTGCAATTTGCGATGCTGCCGATGAACTTCCTTGCAAAGGATAGACAGGCGGGTTATTTGCTGACAGGGTCCTGGTCGGAGAAGGCGGAGGAAGAGGCGCGCCGCTTTGGCAAGACGCGTATCGCGGCGAGCACCCGCGAGGAAAATTACCAGCGCGTTCCCACACTTCAGGAGATCGTCTATGACGAGGCAGACGCGTACCTGCATGTAACGAGCAATAACACCATTTACGGTACACAGTGGGCGACGCTGCCAGAGGGCAATGGAACTCCCCTTATCGCAGACATGTCAAGTGACATCCTTTCTCGTCCGGTTGACGTATCGAAGTTTGCGATGATTTATGCAGGAGCCCAGAAAAACTTGGGGCCGTCCGGCGTCACAGTGGTGATTGCCAGAAAGGATTTTCTTTTGCATGCAGCGCAGGATGTCCCGACGATGCTGCGTTATGAGACCCATGCAAAGAGTCGCTCACTCTACAATACTCCGCCGACATTTGGCATCTATGTCCTCTCGCTCGTGTTGCAGTGGGCAAAGCGTCAGGGCGGTGTCGACGGACTTGCGCACAGCAATTCAGAAAAAGCGGCGCTGATTTATGACGCGATCGATCAGAGTGAAGGATTTTATCGCGGTCACGCGGCAAAAGAAAGCCGCTCTCTCATGAACATCACATTTCGCCTGCCGACGCCGGAACTTGAAAAAGCGTTTGTGGCGCGCTCCGTGCAGGAAGGGTTCCTCGGCCTTGCGGGGCATCGCTCCGTCGGGGGCTGTCGCGCCTCGACGTATAATGCGGTTCCGCACGCTGCGTGTGTCGCGTTGCGCGATTTGTTGCGCGATTTTGCACAAAAAAATGGGTAA
- a CDS encoding MBL fold metallo-hydrolase, which produces MLIQSFSMNAFDTNTYVIGVPGGDVLLIDPSSTDMSPVYAYIAQNQLHVTAIINTHCHIDHVLGNDDARVRYDVALYTHENELPVLKAAPDRGKAFFGVTVTCREPDRYIKHGEVIEVGPYRFTALLVPGHSPGSLVFYEAREGVLISGDTLFAGSIGRTDLPFSNPADLERALREVLWPLPDETIVYPGHGVDTTIGEERQVNPFFQFGRS; this is translated from the coding sequence ATGCTCATTCAATCTTTTTCGATGAACGCCTTTGATACGAACACGTATGTCATTGGGGTTCCGGGCGGCGATGTCTTGCTGATCGATCCTTCAAGTACAGACATGTCTCCCGTCTATGCGTACATCGCACAGAATCAGTTACATGTTACGGCGATAATCAATACGCATTGTCACATCGATCACGTCCTTGGCAATGACGACGCGCGCGTCAGGTATGACGTGGCACTTTATACGCACGAAAATGAATTGCCTGTCTTAAAGGCGGCGCCTGACCGAGGCAAGGCTTTTTTTGGTGTCACCGTCACCTGTCGCGAGCCCGATCGTTACATCAAGCACGGCGAGGTCATTGAAGTTGGCCCGTATCGCTTTACGGCGCTGTTGGTTCCTGGGCACAGTCCGGGCAGCCTGGTTTTTTATGAGGCGCGCGAGGGTGTGCTCATCTCGGGCGACACCTTGTTTGCCGGATCGATCGGGCGCACGGATCTGCCTTTTTCGAATCCGGCTGATTTAGAGCGCGCGCTTCGCGAGGTGTTGTGGCCGCTCCCCGATGAAACCATTGTCTATCCTGGCCACGGCGTTGATACGACGATCGGCGAGGAACGGCAAGTCAATCCTTTCTTCCAATTTGGGCGGTCCTGA
- the dtd gene encoding D-aminoacyl-tRNA deacylase: MRVVLQRVRRGRVTVAGQTVGEIDRGVVLLVGFTHTDAEPDLTYLADKILNLRIFEDPDGKMNDSLLDVGGHILSVSQFTLYADARKGRRPSFIDAARPEKALPLYERFNELLAQSGLIVQTGQFDAMMDVELVNDGPVTIVLDTAHL; the protein is encoded by the coding sequence ATGCGTGTGGTACTGCAACGTGTGCGGCGCGGGCGTGTTACGGTCGCCGGGCAGACCGTCGGAGAGATTGACCGAGGTGTGGTGCTTCTCGTCGGGTTTACGCACACGGACGCGGAACCTGATCTGACGTACCTCGCAGACAAGATTCTTAATCTGCGCATTTTTGAAGACCCTGACGGAAAAATGAATGACTCCCTGCTTGATGTGGGTGGGCACATTCTCTCCGTTTCACAATTCACATTGTACGCGGATGCGCGCAAAGGCCGTCGCCCCAGCTTTATCGACGCGGCCCGCCCGGAAAAGGCGTTGCCACTCTATGAACGCTTTAATGAATTGCTGGCGCAATCTGGCCTGATCGTGCAAACAGGGCAGTTTGATGCGATGATGGATGTTGAACTCGTCAATGACGGGCCGGTGACGATCGTGCTTGATACGGCACACCTATAA
- a CDS encoding RelA/SpoT family protein → MSSEIELEAADSSSPVTSLFEKAPYLNESERALLTRAYYYAALQHDGQKRSSGADYITHPLAVAEILADLHLDARTLAAALLHDVVEDTKVTDEELANQFGGEIRSLVDGVTKLKRLRFESREQQQAENLRKMFLAMAKDVRVALIRLADRLHNMRTLKYRPPEKQRKTAEETLEIFAPLAHRLGLSTIKWELEDISLRYLDPSYYYRIAHFMDKKREARETYVQKVIDDLRSKLAELSVHADLGGRAKHIYSIYRKMTELHKEFNEIYDLFAVRVIVDSVKDCYAVLGIVHTMWKPVPGRFKDYIAMPKANLYQSLHTTVIGPNGEPVEIQIRTWEMHRTAEYGIAAHWIYKEQGYAEKASDKGTERVSVEKVASDKGKDPTRVDPNDPSGSIAQKLAWFREMVEWQQDFRDAQEFMETLKVDLFSDEVFVFTPKGQVIELPAGSCPIDFAYRIHTDVGNRCVGAKVNGRIVTLDTRLRTGDIVEILTSKLSYGPSQDWLKIAQSSQARAKIRMWFKRERRDENVEKGRELLEREIAKHKLDPHTVIAAHLSEAMTKFNFSRPDDLFAAVGHGALSAAQIMTRILDRMRKEEEVIDSIGELPVTPLVADREREQKKRGQSKTPIGVHVRGIDNLLIRFSKCCNPVPGDEIVGFVTRGRGVSVHRTDCPNVLAMVEEGNRIIEVEWDNTAGQAYNVDIEVTALDRRGLINEVMNAVVETRTDITAVTGKADSRKMATIHLSIAIRNTEHLKAVVDRIKRVKDIYAVRRVIQ, encoded by the coding sequence ATGAGCTCGGAGATAGAACTTGAAGCGGCGGATTCGTCTTCGCCTGTCACATCGCTTTTTGAGAAAGCGCCGTATCTAAATGAGTCGGAGCGGGCGCTGCTTACACGCGCGTATTACTATGCCGCGCTTCAGCATGATGGACAAAAGCGGAGCTCGGGCGCGGATTATATCACACATCCACTCGCTGTGGCAGAAATTTTGGCGGATCTGCACCTTGACGCGCGCACGCTTGCGGCGGCGCTTCTTCACGATGTGGTGGAAGACACGAAGGTTACGGACGAAGAACTCGCCAATCAGTTTGGCGGTGAGATTCGCAGCCTTGTCGATGGCGTGACAAAGCTCAAACGACTGCGTTTTGAGAGCCGCGAGCAGCAGCAGGCAGAAAACTTGCGCAAGATGTTTTTGGCGATGGCAAAAGATGTTCGGGTTGCACTCATACGTTTGGCCGACCGCCTCCACAACATGCGCACACTGAAGTATCGTCCGCCGGAAAAACAGCGCAAAACAGCGGAAGAGACGCTTGAGATCTTTGCGCCGCTCGCGCACCGCCTCGGTCTTTCCACGATCAAGTGGGAGCTTGAAGACATCTCTCTTCGCTACCTTGACCCAAGCTATTACTACAGAATCGCGCATTTTATGGACAAGAAGCGCGAGGCGCGCGAGACGTACGTGCAAAAGGTGATTGATGATCTGCGCTCAAAGCTTGCCGAACTCTCTGTCCACGCAGACCTTGGCGGTCGTGCGAAGCATATTTATAGCATTTATCGCAAGATGACCGAACTTCATAAAGAATTCAACGAGATCTATGATTTGTTCGCGGTGCGCGTCATTGTCGATTCAGTCAAAGACTGTTACGCCGTTCTCGGGATTGTCCATACGATGTGGAAACCCGTTCCGGGACGTTTCAAAGATTATATCGCCATGCCAAAGGCCAATCTCTATCAGAGCCTGCACACGACGGTGATTGGACCAAACGGCGAACCGGTGGAGATCCAGATTCGCACATGGGAGATGCACCGAACGGCAGAGTACGGAATTGCGGCGCACTGGATCTACAAAGAGCAAGGCTATGCGGAGAAAGCGTCAGACAAAGGCACAGAAAGGGTTTCTGTCGAGAAGGTTGCATCAGACAAAGGCAAGGACCCTACACGTGTCGATCCAAATGACCCGAGCGGTTCGATTGCACAGAAACTTGCCTGGTTTCGCGAGATGGTGGAGTGGCAACAGGATTTTCGTGACGCGCAGGAGTTTATGGAGACGCTCAAAGTTGACTTGTTTTCGGATGAAGTGTTCGTCTTTACACCAAAAGGTCAGGTGATTGAGCTTCCGGCAGGGTCATGCCCGATTGACTTTGCGTATCGCATTCACACCGATGTGGGGAATCGCTGCGTTGGCGCGAAGGTGAACGGTCGCATCGTCACACTTGATACACGTCTGCGCACGGGAGACATCGTTGAAATCCTCACGTCAAAGCTGTCGTATGGCCCGAGTCAAGACTGGTTGAAGATTGCGCAATCCTCCCAGGCGCGCGCCAAGATTCGCATGTGGTTTAAGCGCGAGCGGCGCGACGAAAATGTGGAAAAGGGGCGCGAACTCCTTGAACGGGAGATCGCCAAGCATAAACTCGATCCGCATACGGTAATCGCGGCGCATCTCAGCGAAGCGATGACGAAGTTCAACTTTTCAAGACCGGATGACCTGTTTGCAGCTGTTGGCCACGGCGCATTGTCTGCGGCGCAGATCATGACGCGTATTCTTGATCGCATGCGTAAAGAAGAAGAGGTGATCGATTCGATCGGGGAACTCCCCGTGACGCCGCTTGTCGCAGACCGTGAGCGTGAGCAAAAAAAGCGCGGTCAGTCGAAGACCCCGATCGGCGTACACGTTCGCGGGATCGACAATCTCTTGATCCGCTTCTCTAAATGTTGCAATCCGGTTCCAGGTGACGAGATCGTCGGGTTTGTGACGCGCGGTCGCGGTGTTTCGGTGCACCGCACAGACTGTCCAAATGTTCTCGCGATGGTGGAAGAAGGAAACCGCATCATTGAAGTCGAGTGGGACAATACGGCGGGACAGGCTTACAATGTGGATATCGAAGTGACGGCGCTTGATCGGCGCGGCTTGATCAATGAAGTGATGAACGCCGTGGTGGAGACACGCACGGATATCACGGCGGTGACAGGAAAGGCGGATTCGCGAAAGATGGCGACGATTCATCTTAGCATCGCGATTCGCAACACAGAGCATCTCAAAGCCGTTGTCGACAGGATCAAGCGCGTCAAGGATATTTACGCAGTGCGACGTGTCATTCAATAG
- a CDS encoding adenine phosphoribosyltransferase → MNLKNYVRVIEDFPEPGIRFKDITTLLRDKTAFRYAIDQLAEHARELKIDHVVGPEARGFVIGAPLAYALGVGFVPIRKPGKLPFKTLSRTYDLEYGKDGLEIHNDAIVPGERVLIVDDLLATGGTIRTVIDLVTQLQGTVVGLAFLIELGYLKGRESLTEYPIQTLITYS, encoded by the coding sequence TTGAACTTAAAAAACTATGTTCGCGTTATTGAAGATTTTCCAGAACCCGGAATCCGCTTTAAAGACATCACAACGCTCTTGCGAGATAAAACGGCTTTTCGCTATGCGATTGACCAACTGGCAGAGCACGCGCGGGAGCTTAAGATCGATCACGTTGTGGGGCCTGAGGCGCGTGGTTTTGTCATTGGCGCACCGCTTGCCTACGCGCTTGGCGTGGGATTTGTCCCCATTCGCAAACCGGGAAAACTGCCATTTAAAACACTCAGTCGCACATATGACCTAGAGTATGGAAAAGACGGCCTTGAGATCCACAATGACGCGATTGTGCCGGGTGAACGTGTCCTTATTGTCGATGACCTGCTCGCGACAGGCGGGACGATTCGCACGGTGATCGATCTTGTAACACAGTTGCAGGGCACGGTGGTCGGACTCGCGTTTCTCATCGAACTGGGCTATCTCAAAGGCAGGGAATCTTTGACAGAGTATCCGATTCAGACGCTCATAACGTATTCGTAG
- a CDS encoding cation diffusion facilitator family transporter, giving the protein MDKPAQRQAYLSLLINIVLTLVKAFFGFVAHSEALIADAAHSASDVAGSIAVLIGVQVARRPADEDHPYGHGKAEVIAASLVAILLILAGLEVVYSSVRTFFLPLSAPSAVALYVALAAALVKEVLYRVQMKLGKRDHSPALIAGAKDHRADVWSSLFAALGIAVALFGEWLHHPLLELADPIAGLFVALVVVRMGYQLAAESYKLLLDEVLDERATEGMIASARDVDGVLRVDDLRVRKSGPYGIAEVRISVDPTISVLQGHAIGHRVKDRLLERHEELRDVLIHINPYNERPPH; this is encoded by the coding sequence GTGGACAAACCAGCACAACGCCAGGCGTATTTGAGCCTTCTTATCAATATTGTACTCACGCTCGTCAAAGCCTTTTTTGGTTTTGTCGCGCACTCCGAGGCGCTGATCGCCGACGCTGCACACAGTGCGAGTGACGTTGCTGGGTCCATCGCCGTGCTCATCGGCGTGCAGGTCGCGCGCAGACCTGCCGATGAGGATCATCCCTACGGGCACGGTAAGGCGGAGGTGATCGCGGCAAGCCTCGTGGCCATCTTGCTCATCTTGGCGGGACTTGAAGTCGTCTACTCATCCGTGCGCACCTTCTTTCTTCCGCTTAGCGCCCCAAGCGCTGTCGCCTTGTATGTTGCGCTCGCCGCGGCGCTCGTCAAGGAGGTGCTCTATCGCGTGCAGATGAAACTCGGAAAGCGAGATCATTCACCGGCGCTGATTGCCGGCGCAAAGGATCACCGCGCCGATGTGTGGTCGTCCCTTTTTGCCGCGCTTGGCATCGCTGTCGCGCTGTTCGGGGAGTGGTTGCACCATCCGCTTTTGGAGTTGGCGGACCCGATCGCCGGGCTCTTCGTGGCGCTGGTGGTCGTGCGCATGGGCTATCAATTAGCGGCGGAATCCTACAAGCTGCTGCTTGATGAGGTGCTTGATGAGCGGGCGACGGAGGGCATGATCGCGTCTGCGCGCGACGTGGACGGTGTGCTGCGCGTTGATGATCTGCGCGTGCGAAAGTCTGGGCCTTATGGGATCGCCGAGGTGCGCATCAGCGTTGATCCGACGATCTCGGTTCTGCAGGGACACGCCATTGGGCATCGCGTAAAAGATCGACTTTTAGAAAGACACGAAGAGCTGCGCGATGTGCTGATCCATATCAATCCCTATAATGAGCGACCGCCCCACTAG
- the secF gene encoding protein translocase subunit SecF, whose amino-acid sequence MRFDIVRRRKWFFLLSGTITVAGLIVMLVFGLNLGTDFKAGSRVQVQFTQPFHTSAVAAVFAKANLPLGASAITTAGTQNSMAVIRLGYELNAQQENTLNHMFKTSFPGYVGTQYDSVSPIIAQEQSQTAVWAVVFASIGIVVYVALRFEYRFAIAGIVALLHDAFIVISVFALLRIPVDLPFIAAVLTIVGYSINDTIVIFDRIRENLKGAKLKSLADLEQLVDHSLWQTMTRSINTVLTVLFAAIMLYFFGGDPIHNFCFALLVGLISGAYSSIFIASPIWVVWRSRSLRREQKAA is encoded by the coding sequence ATGAGGTTTGACATCGTTCGTCGCAGAAAGTGGTTCTTCTTATTGTCAGGTACGATCACCGTTGCGGGACTCATTGTGATGCTCGTGTTCGGGCTAAACCTCGGTACGGATTTTAAGGCAGGTTCACGCGTACAAGTGCAGTTTACGCAGCCGTTTCACACGAGCGCGGTTGCCGCCGTTTTCGCGAAGGCGAACCTGCCACTCGGGGCAAGTGCAATCACCACCGCCGGAACGCAAAACAGCATGGCGGTGATCCGCCTTGGTTATGAACTGAATGCTCAACAGGAAAATACACTCAATCACATGTTTAAGACAAGCTTTCCGGGCTATGTAGGAACGCAGTACGATTCCGTTTCTCCGATCATCGCACAGGAGCAATCGCAAACCGCGGTGTGGGCCGTCGTGTTTGCATCCATCGGGATTGTGGTGTATGTCGCGCTGCGGTTTGAGTATCGCTTTGCCATCGCCGGAATTGTGGCGCTCTTGCACGACGCGTTTATCGTCATCTCGGTGTTTGCGCTTTTGCGCATCCCGGTGGATCTGCCTTTTATCGCGGCGGTGCTCACGATCGTTGGCTACTCGATCAATGACACCATCGTTATTTTTGATCGCATCCGTGAGAATCTGAAAGGCGCCAAGCTAAAGAGCCTCGCCGATCTGGAACAATTGGTTGATCACTCGCTTTGGCAGACGATGACCCGCTCGATCAACACGGTGTTGACCGTTTTGTTTGCGGCGATCATGCTCTATTTCTTTGGCGGCGATCCGATTCACAACTTCTGCTTTGCACTGCTTGTCGGTTTGATCAGCGGCGCCTACTCCTCGATCTTTATCGCAAGCCCCATCTGGGTGGTCTGGCGCTCACGCTCACTGCGCCGCGAGCAAAAAGCAGCCTGA
- the secD gene encoding protein translocase subunit SecD, which produces MIKWGRFTTWILIVIIIFGLTFSVGPKLFAKIPLGLDLQGGFDVLYQIGNGQNITAADLNSTISALTNRVNTLGVADPLIEVDNGNRVRVELAGVFNQTAARQFLSAEANLQFKSASGKVLMTGKDLMNNAAYEPDPTYGYPDVSLQFKNPALLASVTKTYLGKPMEIWLNGKMIQNATIQSVITNGKAVISNMPSVQYAQNLANLLNAGALPLPLHELSSSSVGPTLGRAALHATLLAGALAILLIFLFMLFMYRVAGLVAVIALVAYSLLLLGVFAGFPITLTLTGLAALVLGIGMAVDANIITYERIKDELRNGKSLQSSVVAGQRKALRTILDSNVTTFIAGVVMYGYGTGSVRGFAVALIASIIVSLITAVFLSRSLLMLLTRSNLVKNPWLYGARTKEVAKR; this is translated from the coding sequence ATGATTAAGTGGGGTCGTTTCACCACCTGGATTCTTATTGTCATCATCATTTTCGGGCTGACCTTTAGCGTCGGACCCAAGCTATTCGCCAAGATTCCGCTCGGACTGGACCTACAGGGTGGATTTGACGTGCTCTATCAAATTGGAAATGGCCAAAACATCACGGCGGCTGACCTGAATTCGACGATTTCGGCGCTCACCAACCGCGTGAATACCCTTGGAGTCGCCGATCCGCTTATCGAGGTGGACAACGGGAACCGCGTGCGCGTCGAGTTGGCGGGTGTCTTCAATCAAACGGCTGCACGCCAGTTTCTCTCTGCTGAGGCGAACCTGCAGTTCAAATCGGCCTCAGGCAAGGTTTTGATGACGGGTAAAGATTTGATGAACAACGCGGCGTACGAGCCTGATCCAACTTACGGCTACCCGGACGTGTCCCTGCAGTTTAAAAACCCGGCGCTTCTTGCGTCCGTTACAAAAACGTATCTAGGCAAGCCGATGGAGATTTGGCTCAACGGCAAAATGATTCAAAATGCGACGATTCAATCCGTAATTACAAACGGCAAAGCGGTTATCTCAAACATGCCTTCCGTACAATACGCACAGAATTTGGCCAACCTGCTTAACGCGGGCGCCTTGCCACTGCCTTTGCACGAACTCTCTTCTTCTTCGGTCGGCCCGACACTCGGTCGCGCGGCGCTGCACGCCACACTGCTTGCCGGGGCACTCGCGATTCTTCTCATCTTCTTGTTCATGCTTTTCATGTACAGAGTCGCGGGGCTTGTCGCAGTCATCGCGCTCGTCGCCTACAGCCTGCTTCTTCTCGGCGTGTTTGCAGGCTTCCCGATCACCTTGACGCTGACGGGCCTCGCGGCGCTCGTGCTTGGAATCGGCATGGCGGTTGACGCGAACATCATCACGTATGAGCGGATCAAGGATGAACTGCGCAACGGTAAATCGCTGCAATCCTCGGTCGTCGCTGGACAGCGCAAGGCGCTTCGCACGATTCTTGACTCAAACGTCACAACGTTTATCGCGGGTGTTGTGATGTACGGTTATGGGACAGGCTCTGTGCGCGGGTTTGCTGTTGCGCTCATCGCATCCATCATCGTGAGTCTCATCACGGCAGTGTTTCTAAGCAGGTCGCTGCTGATGCTTCTTACGCGTTCCAACCTCGTCAAAAATCCGTGGCTCTACGGCGCAAGGACAAAGGAGGTGGCGAAGCGATGA
- a CDS encoding post-transcriptional regulator: MRRTSVAVEAVEAVEAVEAVEAVEAEIVGLLEEIFAHATETAEKEASGKQMQYSTPETSVGKAVFADMNAQTTLTVRADEDEIEDGTTLASISACVAKDLLGHDEVDAANLYTEAMESGMNVPVHGDVPGLFAVESPQGASSESAVEGQSEGFAEGSKENDTLCEKIASDSSQGFGANQASRETKSENQSLKTMDDERTEEPFVLEWTADIGHLLREKAEEFAMLGYGMVQPEDLWDYFQSLPKSKRPTSFHALVNRILCLQPHVYMTYTMKNAYKVLPVKDYRDILPH, translated from the coding sequence GTGCGTCGAACCAGCGTGGCCGTGGAAGCCGTGGAAGCCGTGGAAGCCGTGGAAGCCGTGGAAGCCGTGGAAGCCGAAATTGTCGGGTTATTGGAAGAAATTTTTGCACATGCGACTGAGACGGCCGAAAAAGAGGCATCCGGTAAACAGATGCAATATTCCACTCCAGAAACGTCCGTGGGCAAAGCTGTTTTTGCGGATATGAACGCGCAGACTACGCTTACGGTCCGTGCAGACGAGGATGAGATTGAAGACGGCACAACCCTTGCATCGATCTCTGCGTGTGTTGCGAAAGACTTGTTGGGGCATGATGAAGTAGATGCGGCAAACCTTTACACAGAGGCGATGGAGAGTGGGATGAATGTGCCTGTCCACGGCGATGTACCGGGCCTTTTCGCTGTGGAGTCTCCGCAGGGCGCTTCGAGTGAGTCAGCGGTGGAAGGTCAGAGTGAGGGTTTTGCAGAAGGCTCAAAGGAAAACGATACTTTATGCGAAAAAATCGCCTCCGATTCGTCGCAAGGGTTTGGCGCCAATCAAGCCTCTCGGGAGACAAAGTCTGAGAATCAGTCGCTAAAAACGATGGATGATGAACGAACAGAGGAACCTTTCGTCCTTGAGTGGACGGCGGACATCGGTCATTTACTGCGCGAAAAGGCTGAGGAGTTTGCCATGCTTGGCTATGGCATGGTGCAGCCGGAAGACCTGTGGGATTATTTCCAGTCGCTTCCAAAATCGAAGCGCCCCACGTCGTTTCACGCGCTCGTCAACCGCATTCTGTGCCTGCAGCCACACGTCTATATGACGTATACGATGAAAAATGCATACAAGGTTTTGCCTGTCAAAGATTATCGCGACATCCTGCCCCATTGA
- a CDS encoding putative polysaccharide biosynthesis protein, with protein MKRQSFIAGTSILIAASLITRLLGFVYRIALTRLIGSEGIGLFQMVFPILTLVLTIVSAGMGTAISKLVAESLVTGDRTRIRRVMRYSFFITSILAVIFTWIMLRYGKTISLHMYTDRRAYYPLITLTPVIGIIAISSVLRGYFQGLQQMSIPSVASIIETLIRIVGVWIIAALSLKKGIEYAAAGVSAGMILGELAGCLYMYYAYRRYASVNKLDLPEPPQNHSVAAINHNQGQRSPEKKDVNPSGELPAQTMLALLQLAIPVTFSRLIGSIAFALEPILVMRALLTAGLTATVSTKLYGAYSGMAIPLLVFPTVFTYSLAVQLVPSISEAVASGRRGTVARRLTQSFRITALIGFPTSLMLLQFATPLCTVIYAQPKVGHILAIMAPSGFLLYLQGPLSGILQGINRASTAMRNSLIGSAVKLLIIYLFASTPSANINAVAWSLTIAVSLTTLLHMISVHRAIGFYVDPRDTAKTLLCTILMGVSMHVLWPIYQTVMPRSIALSALLFTGLLIYIILLLITRTITANTLARLPGVGRPLSRVARLIPFSR; from the coding sequence GTGAAGCGCCAATCTTTTATCGCCGGAACATCCATCCTCATCGCCGCGAGTCTCATCACGCGATTGCTCGGCTTTGTCTACCGCATTGCACTCACAAGACTGATCGGATCCGAGGGAATCGGACTCTTTCAGATGGTGTTTCCCATTCTCACCCTTGTGCTCACCATCGTCTCAGCAGGCATGGGCACCGCCATCTCAAAACTCGTCGCCGAATCGCTCGTGACAGGAGATCGCACGCGAATCCGGCGCGTCATGCGCTATTCCTTTTTCATCACATCAATCCTGGCTGTCATCTTTACCTGGATCATGCTGCGCTACGGAAAAACGATCAGCCTTCATATGTATACAGACAGACGCGCGTACTATCCTTTGATCACACTGACTCCAGTCATCGGAATCATCGCCATCTCCTCCGTGTTGCGCGGCTATTTCCAAGGCTTGCAGCAGATGAGCATCCCATCCGTCGCATCCATCATCGAGACGTTGATTCGCATTGTCGGCGTTTGGATCATCGCAGCCCTTTCGCTCAAAAAAGGAATTGAATACGCTGCCGCAGGCGTTTCTGCCGGCATGATCCTCGGCGAACTCGCGGGTTGTCTCTACATGTATTACGCATACCGCCGCTACGCTTCCGTCAACAAACTGGACTTGCCAGAACCACCACAGAATCACTCTGTTGCAGCCATCAACCATAACCAAGGGCAACGCTCACCGGAAAAAAAAGATGTCAACCCATCTGGCGAACTTCCCGCGCAAACGATGCTCGCCCTGCTGCAACTCGCGATTCCCGTGACCTTCAGTCGCCTAATCGGTTCGATTGCATTTGCGCTTGAGCCCATTCTCGTGATGCGCGCATTGCTGACGGCCGGTCTCACCGCAACCGTCTCCACAAAGCTGTACGGCGCATACAGCGGCATGGCCATTCCGCTTCTCGTCTTCCCAACCGTTTTCACCTATTCACTCGCCGTGCAACTCGTCCCATCCATTTCCGAAGCGGTGGCATCAGGAAGACGCGGCACCGTCGCGCGCCGCTTGACCCAATCCTTTCGCATCACCGCGCTTATTGGATTCCCAACGTCGCTCATGCTCTTGCAGTTTGCGACACCTCTGTGCACCGTGATCTATGCCCAGCCAAAAGTCGGCCACATCCTCGCCATCATGGCTCCAAGCGGTTTTCTCCTTTATCTGCAAGGACCGCTCTCAGGCATCTTGCAGGGGATCAATCGCGCCTCCACTGCCATGCGCAATTCACTGATTGGCTCTGCCGTCAAGCTTCTCATCATCTATCTGTTTGCTTCGACGCCATCCGCCAACATAAACGCCGTTGCCTGGTCGCTCACAATTGCTGTCTCTCTTACAACCCTCTTGCACATGATTTCTGTTCATCGAGCCATAGGTTTTTATGTCGACCCGCGCGACACTGCAAAGACACTGTTGTGCACGATTCTCATGGGCGTGAGCATGCATGTGCTTTGGCCCATCTACCAAACGGTGATGCCACGCTCCATTGCACTGAGCGCACTGCTTTTCACAGGCCTTTTGATCTACATCATTCTCTTGCTCATTACGCGAACAATTACTGCAAACACGCTAGCGCGCCTGCCAGGCGTCGGTCGACCGCTCTCGCGCGTGGCGCGCCTGATCCCGTTTTCACGATAG